One Mycobacterium sp. SMC-4 DNA window includes the following coding sequences:
- a CDS encoding MCE family protein: MKPFSERNQVAIGALGLALTAGVVLGSMNYDKLPFFGGGREYSAYFAEAGGLTTEAGVQVSGFKVGQVKSIALDGPQVLVTFTVDRNIRLGDRTEAAIKTKGLLGTKVLEVTARGDGQQEDTIPLDRTQSPYQLPDALGDLAATISGLDTDQLSDSLRVLSATFADTPPQLRIAVEGVARFSDTLNARDAELRNLLDNANKATTVLAERSDQIVGLVSSTNALLAALRSQSAALDQISGNISNLSGQLQGFIGENRATMRPALDKLNGVLTILDNRKERLQKSLSLLNAYSMSLGESVSSGPFFKTYVSNLLPGQFLQPFIDVAFSDLGLDPTVLAPSERSDPQVGQAGTPAMPVPYPRTGQGGEPRLHLPDAITGNPGDQGCGPPGLPLPGPTGCYPYREPLPAPAPGGPPPGPPALPPPGLESTPSPTPNPIYVPAPGEAPPLQSGEGAR; the protein is encoded by the coding sequence ATGAAGCCGTTCAGTGAACGCAATCAGGTCGCGATCGGAGCGCTTGGCCTGGCGCTGACCGCCGGGGTGGTGCTCGGGTCGATGAACTACGACAAGCTGCCGTTCTTCGGCGGCGGACGCGAGTACAGTGCGTACTTCGCCGAAGCTGGTGGATTGACCACCGAAGCGGGCGTGCAGGTTTCGGGTTTCAAGGTGGGCCAGGTGAAGTCGATCGCCCTGGACGGGCCACAGGTTCTGGTCACCTTCACCGTCGACCGGAACATCCGGCTCGGTGACCGCACCGAAGCCGCCATCAAGACCAAGGGTCTACTGGGTACCAAGGTGCTGGAGGTGACGGCCCGCGGAGACGGCCAGCAGGAGGACACGATCCCGCTGGATCGCACCCAGTCGCCCTACCAGCTTCCCGATGCCCTCGGCGATCTGGCCGCGACGATCAGCGGACTGGACACCGATCAGCTCTCCGACTCGTTGCGGGTGCTTTCAGCGACGTTCGCCGACACGCCTCCGCAACTGCGCATCGCCGTGGAAGGGGTGGCCCGGTTCTCCGACACCCTCAATGCCCGCGACGCCGAATTACGCAACCTGCTGGACAACGCCAACAAGGCCACCACCGTGCTGGCCGAGCGCAGCGACCAGATCGTCGGGCTGGTGTCGAGCACCAACGCGTTGCTGGCCGCGCTGCGCAGCCAGAGCGCTGCGCTGGACCAGATCTCGGGCAACATCTCCAACCTCAGCGGGCAGCTGCAGGGTTTCATCGGCGAAAACCGCGCGACGATGAGGCCGGCGCTGGACAAGCTCAACGGCGTGCTGACCATCCTGGACAACCGCAAGGAGCGGCTGCAGAAGTCGCTGTCGCTGCTCAACGCCTACTCGATGTCGCTGGGCGAGTCGGTGTCCTCGGGTCCGTTCTTCAAGACCTACGTCTCCAATCTGCTGCCCGGCCAGTTCCTCCAGCCGTTCATCGACGTGGCGTTCTCGGATCTGGGCCTGGATCCCACGGTGCTGGCGCCGTCGGAGCGCAGCGACCCGCAGGTCGGTCAGGCGGGCACCCCGGCCATGCCGGTGCCCTACCCGCGGACCGGTCAGGGCGGAGAGCCGCGGCTGCACCTGCCCGATGCCATCACCGGCAACCCCGGCGATCAGGGGTGCGGGCCGCCTGGTCTGCCGTTGCCCGGGCCGACGGGCTGTTACCCATACCGCGAGCCGTTACCGGCACCTGCGCCCGGTGGCCCGCCGCCGGGACCGCCGGCGCTGCCGCCCCCGGGCCTGGAATCCACCCCGTCGCCGACGCCGAACCCGATCTACGTTCCGGCGCCCGGTGAAGCCCCGCCGCTGCAGTCCGGGGAGGGTGCCCGATGA
- a CDS encoding MCE family protein: MDDDGLRPGWWTLILVVLFIAASWLTWALFTGSLRSTMPVTLTSERAGLVMETNAKVKLRGVQVGRVADISTTGALNNPVALRLEIDSDQVQYIPSNVEAQIRATTIFGAKFVDLVFPDNPSGQRLEANQVLQSRNVTTEVNTVFENLVQVLDHVDAAKLNSTLTALADGVRGQGELIGRATTDANEVLLALNPRNETITSDLRALTQFNETYSAAAQDILTTLDAVSTTSDTVVRQSGDLDALLLSTLGLSNSGINLLAPNQQNLIRAINVLAPTTNLLHKYSPSFTCLLVGAKHLLDEGGYEGPGGNGRTLVLDTALSFGDDPYKYPQHLPIVGAKGGPGGKPGCGSLPKVAENWPVRNLVTNTGFGSGLDWRPNPGIAFPTYGNWLPTTRAVPEAPSIRNLFGGPAIGPVPYPGAPAYGAQLYAPDGTPLWPGLPPAPPPGAPRDPGPRPGSEPFVVPHPAELQPRAVPYPDVIPPVPAAPGPPS; the protein is encoded by the coding sequence ATGGACGACGACGGTTTGCGGCCGGGGTGGTGGACCTTGATTCTGGTGGTGCTGTTCATCGCCGCCAGCTGGTTGACCTGGGCGCTGTTCACCGGTTCGCTGCGCTCCACCATGCCGGTCACGCTGACCTCGGAGCGGGCCGGCCTGGTGATGGAGACCAACGCCAAGGTCAAGCTGCGCGGGGTGCAGGTGGGCCGGGTGGCCGACATCTCGACCACCGGGGCGCTGAACAACCCGGTGGCGCTGCGCCTGGAAATCGACTCCGACCAGGTGCAGTACATCCCGTCCAACGTCGAAGCCCAGATCCGGGCAACCACGATCTTCGGTGCGAAATTCGTCGACCTGGTCTTTCCGGACAACCCCAGCGGCCAACGGCTGGAAGCCAATCAGGTGCTGCAGTCGCGCAACGTGACCACCGAGGTCAACACCGTCTTCGAGAACCTCGTGCAGGTGCTCGACCACGTCGACGCGGCCAAGCTCAACAGCACGCTGACCGCGCTGGCCGACGGTGTACGCGGCCAGGGCGAACTGATCGGACGGGCCACCACCGACGCCAACGAGGTGCTGCTGGCGTTGAATCCACGCAACGAGACCATCACCTCCGACCTGCGGGCACTCACACAGTTCAACGAGACCTACAGCGCTGCGGCACAAGACATCCTGACCACCCTGGATGCGGTGAGCACCACCAGCGACACCGTCGTCCGGCAGTCCGGCGATCTCGACGCACTGCTGCTGTCCACCCTCGGACTGTCCAACAGCGGTATCAACCTGCTGGCACCCAATCAGCAGAACCTGATCAGGGCCATCAACGTGCTGGCCCCGACGACCAACCTGCTGCACAAGTACTCGCCCTCGTTCACCTGCCTGCTGGTCGGGGCCAAACACCTGCTCGACGAGGGTGGGTACGAGGGACCGGGCGGCAACGGACGCACCCTGGTGCTCGACACCGCGCTGTCCTTCGGCGACGACCCCTACAAGTACCCCCAGCATCTGCCGATCGTCGGTGCCAAGGGTGGCCCGGGCGGTAAGCCGGGGTGTGGATCCCTGCCGAAAGTCGCCGAGAACTGGCCGGTGCGAAATCTGGTCACCAACACCGGCTTCGGGAGTGGTCTGGACTGGCGTCCCAACCCCGGCATCGCGTTCCCGACCTACGGCAACTGGCTGCCGACCACCCGTGCGGTGCCCGAAGCCCCGAGCATCCGAAATCTGTTCGGCGGCCCGGCCATCGGTCCCGTTCCGTACCCGGGTGCGCCGGCCTACGGAGCGCAGCTCTACGCACCCGACGGCACCCCGTTGTGGCCGGGGCTGCCGCCGGCGCCGCCGCCGGGCGCGCCGCGCGACCCGGGACCCCGTCCGGGTTCGGAACCGTTCGTGGTGCCCCACCCGGCCGAGCTGCAGCCCAGAGCGGTGCCGTACCCCGACGTGATTCCACCCGTACCCGCCGCGCCCGGACCGCCTTCCTGA
- a CDS encoding ABC transporter permease, translating to MVASSVVAKPVRAVGGFFSMALDTFVVMFKPPFAWREFISQSWFVARVSIVPTLMLTIPYTVLLTFTFNILLREFGAADFSGTGAALGTVRQIGPIVTVLVVAGAGATAMCADLGARTIREELDALRVMGINPLQALVVPRVLAATLVSLALSATVILVGLAGAYFFCVYIQNVSPGAFASGLTLIIGAPDVTIALIKAALFGLSAGLIACYKGISVGGGPAGVGNAVNETVVFTFMALFAINIVATAVAVKVTM from the coding sequence ATGGTCGCTTCCAGCGTGGTCGCCAAACCTGTTCGCGCAGTCGGCGGCTTCTTCTCGATGGCGCTCGACACGTTCGTGGTGATGTTCAAGCCGCCATTCGCGTGGCGCGAGTTCATCTCGCAGTCGTGGTTCGTCGCGCGGGTGTCGATCGTGCCGACCCTGATGTTGACCATTCCGTACACGGTGCTGCTGACCTTCACGTTCAACATTCTGTTGCGCGAGTTCGGGGCCGCTGACTTCTCGGGTACCGGCGCCGCGCTGGGCACCGTGCGTCAGATCGGCCCGATCGTGACGGTGTTGGTCGTCGCCGGCGCCGGCGCCACGGCGATGTGCGCCGATCTGGGAGCCCGTACCATCCGTGAGGAACTCGACGCGTTGCGGGTGATGGGCATCAATCCCCTTCAAGCGCTGGTGGTTCCGCGCGTCCTGGCTGCCACGCTGGTGTCGCTGGCGTTGTCGGCGACGGTGATCCTGGTGGGTCTGGCCGGCGCCTACTTCTTCTGCGTGTACATCCAAAACGTCTCTCCCGGTGCGTTCGCGTCCGGCCTGACCTTGATCATCGGTGCCCCCGATGTGACCATTGCGCTGATCAAGGCTGCCCTGTTCGGGCTCTCGGCAGGCCTGATCGCCTGCTACAAGGGCATTTCGGTCGGGGGTGGCCCGGCCGGTGTCGGCAACGCGGTCAACGAGACCGTGGTGTTCACCTTCATGGCTTTGTTTGCGATCAACATCGTCGCCACAGCTGTCGCGGTGAAGGTGACGATGTGA
- a CDS encoding virulence factor Mce family protein — MTGNIRRDLVRLGVFLAVCLVGVFGLYAVFGQMRFGERAHDYRAEFVNVTGLETNDFVRIAGVEVGRVKKVEIQPDTTALVEFTADDSVVLTEGSRAVIRYDDLIGGRYLALEEGAGGVQRLNAGDTIPLARTSPALDLDALIGGFRPLFRALDPDQINALSGQLITALQGQGGTINSFLAQTAALTSTLADRDQLIGDVIVNLNTVLGSLGDQNEQFGKAVEALSELVGALENRRDDISAGLAYTNAAAGSIADLLDEARPPLQKVVQETDRAAGIVVADHEYFDNLINTLPDAYQALARQGIYGDFFSFYLCDIVLKLNGKGGQPVYVKVAGQSSGRCAPR, encoded by the coding sequence ATGACAGGCAACATTCGCCGAGACCTGGTGCGTCTCGGCGTGTTCCTGGCCGTCTGCCTGGTCGGGGTGTTCGGGCTCTACGCCGTGTTCGGCCAGATGCGCTTCGGTGAGCGCGCCCACGATTACCGCGCGGAATTCGTCAACGTCACCGGACTGGAGACCAACGACTTCGTCCGCATCGCCGGCGTCGAGGTCGGCAGGGTCAAGAAGGTCGAGATACAACCCGATACCACCGCTCTGGTGGAGTTCACCGCCGACGACTCGGTGGTGCTGACCGAAGGTAGCCGCGCGGTCATCCGCTACGACGACCTGATCGGCGGACGCTACCTGGCGCTCGAAGAGGGTGCCGGCGGCGTGCAGAGACTCAATGCCGGAGACACCATTCCGCTGGCGCGTACCTCGCCGGCCCTGGATCTCGATGCGCTGATCGGCGGGTTCCGGCCGCTGTTCCGTGCGCTGGACCCCGATCAGATCAACGCGTTGTCGGGCCAGCTCATCACCGCGCTGCAGGGCCAAGGCGGCACCATCAACTCGTTCCTGGCCCAAACCGCCGCGCTGACAAGCACATTGGCCGACCGCGACCAGCTGATCGGCGACGTGATCGTCAACCTGAACACCGTGCTCGGCTCGCTGGGTGACCAGAACGAACAGTTCGGCAAGGCCGTCGAGGCGCTCTCCGAGCTCGTCGGGGCACTGGAGAACCGCCGCGACGACATCAGCGCCGGCCTGGCCTACACCAACGCCGCGGCCGGCAGCATCGCCGATCTGCTGGACGAAGCGCGGCCGCCGTTGCAGAAAGTTGTCCAGGAGACCGACCGCGCCGCAGGCATCGTCGTCGCCGATCACGAGTACTTCGACAATCTGATCAACACACTGCCCGACGCCTACCAGGCACTGGCGCGGCAGGGCATCTACGGTGACTTCTTCAGTTTCTACCTGTGCGACATCGTGCTCAAGCTCAACGGCAAAGGTGGGCAGCCGGTCTACGTCAAGGTCGCCGGGCAGAGCAGCGGGAGGTGTGCGCCGCGATGA
- a CDS encoding ABC transporter permease, which translates to MTVSRPHSQFPWLKRRYRALADPWNQVGVQTKFYGRTLRSTVTAVTHYHIELIRLIAQMGLGAGALIIIGGTVAIVGFLTVTTGALVAVQGYTDFAEIGVEALTGFASAFFNVRLIAPGTTAIALSATIGAGATAQLGAMRINEEIDALEVMGIRSIAYLASTRVVAGLLVVIPLYCVGVLAAFWAARFGTTVIYGQSTGVYDHYFRTFLNPTDLFWSFIQCVALGVVIMLVHTYYGFTARGGPAGVGEAVGRAVRTSLILSAVVLVMISLAVYGQSGNFNLAG; encoded by the coding sequence GTGACGGTTTCACGCCCCCATTCCCAGTTCCCTTGGCTCAAGCGCCGATACCGGGCGCTGGCCGATCCGTGGAACCAGGTCGGGGTCCAGACCAAGTTCTACGGTCGTACCCTGCGCTCGACGGTGACAGCGGTGACGCACTACCACATCGAGCTGATCCGACTGATCGCCCAGATGGGTCTGGGCGCCGGTGCGCTGATCATCATCGGCGGCACGGTGGCCATCGTCGGATTCCTCACCGTCACCACCGGCGCATTGGTTGCGGTGCAGGGATATACCGACTTCGCCGAGATCGGTGTCGAGGCGTTGACCGGTTTCGCCTCGGCGTTCTTCAACGTGCGGCTCATCGCCCCCGGCACCACGGCCATCGCGTTGTCGGCGACCATCGGCGCCGGCGCCACCGCCCAGCTCGGAGCCATGCGCATCAACGAGGAAATCGACGCGTTGGAGGTGATGGGCATCCGCAGCATCGCCTATCTGGCCTCCACCCGTGTCGTCGCGGGTCTGCTGGTGGTCATCCCGCTGTACTGCGTCGGCGTGCTGGCGGCTTTCTGGGCGGCCCGGTTCGGCACCACCGTGATCTATGGCCAGTCCACCGGCGTCTACGACCACTACTTCCGCACGTTCCTGAACCCGACCGATCTGTTCTGGTCGTTCATCCAGTGTGTGGCACTGGGGGTGGTGATCATGCTGGTGCACACCTATTACGGCTTCACCGCCCGCGGCGGGCCGGCCGGGGTGGGGGAGGCGGTCGGCCGTGCGGTGCGCACGTCGCTGATTCTCTCGGCGGTCGTCCTGGTCATGATTTCGCTTGCGGTATACGGACAATCCGGCAACTTCAACCTGGCGGGCTGA
- a CDS encoding virulence factor Mce family protein yields MRPAMRLSRVGVAVLVLTLALSGCGWRGLNSIPLPGVQGVGPDSFSVQAQMPDVDNIEPNSRVRVGDVNVGTVTRIERQGWHALVTIALNGDVVLPANATARLGQTSLLGSPHIELAPPTDAAPEGRLQDGSVIPLASSGAYPTTEQALAAVALLLNGGGLANIGDITEALSTAFTGRENDLRSLIEQLDIAVGHLENQTDDIIATSESLNNLVSQVAEQKPVVDRALRTIPDALAVLRDQRETLSEALVQLGRFSALAADSVNQTRESLVAELKDLGPVLQSLADAGPALTRALSFLPTFPFPKETLTNWMRGDYANLTLIVDMTLSRIDSGFFTGTRWECNLTWLELQWGRTIGQMPSPCNHHVPPPGGNPLIAPYRWDQGR; encoded by the coding sequence ATGAGGCCGGCGATGCGGCTGAGCCGAGTCGGGGTCGCCGTGCTGGTGTTGACCCTGGCGCTGTCGGGTTGCGGTTGGCGCGGCTTGAATTCGATCCCGCTGCCCGGCGTGCAGGGGGTCGGTCCGGACTCGTTCAGCGTGCAGGCGCAGATGCCCGACGTCGACAACATCGAGCCGAATTCGCGGGTGCGGGTCGGCGACGTCAACGTCGGCACCGTCACCCGGATCGAACGGCAGGGTTGGCACGCGCTGGTCACCATCGCCCTCAACGGCGACGTGGTGCTGCCCGCCAACGCGACCGCCAGGCTCGGCCAGACCAGCCTGCTCGGCAGCCCGCACATCGAACTGGCACCACCGACCGATGCCGCGCCCGAGGGTCGGCTGCAGGACGGGTCGGTCATCCCGCTGGCATCGTCGGGGGCCTATCCGACCACCGAGCAGGCGCTGGCCGCGGTGGCATTGCTGCTCAACGGGGGCGGGCTGGCCAACATCGGCGACATCACCGAGGCGCTGAGCACCGCGTTCACCGGCCGGGAGAACGACCTGCGCAGCCTGATCGAACAGCTTGACATCGCCGTCGGCCACCTGGAGAACCAGACCGACGACATCATCGCCACCTCAGAGAGCCTGAACAACCTGGTCAGCCAGGTTGCCGAGCAGAAACCGGTGGTGGACAGGGCATTACGCACCATCCCCGACGCGCTGGCGGTATTGCGTGACCAGCGCGAAACGTTGTCCGAGGCGCTGGTCCAACTCGGTAGGTTCAGCGCCCTGGCGGCCGACTCGGTCAACCAGACCCGGGAGTCGTTGGTGGCCGAGCTCAAAGACCTCGGCCCGGTGCTGCAATCGCTCGCCGATGCCGGACCGGCGTTGACCCGGGCGCTGAGCTTCCTGCCCACCTTCCCGTTCCCGAAGGAGACACTGACCAACTGGATGCGCGGTGACTACGCCAACCTGACTCTGATCGTCGATATGACATTGAGCCGCATCGATTCCGGCTTCTTCACCGGAACCCGCTGGGAGTGCAACCTGACGTGGCTGGAACTGCAGTGGGGTCGCACCATCGGCCAGATGCCCAGCCCTTGCAACCACCACGTCCCGCCACCGGGCGGGAATCCGCTCATCGCGCCGTATCGCTGGGATCAGGGGCGCTGA
- a CDS encoding MCE family protein gives MRLTRQMLIQLTIFAVLAATALGIMVFNYMRLPALVGIGQYNVTLELPETGGLYERSNVTYRGTQVGIVKSVHLTDTGVQAQLSLDSGVKIPADLIAEVRSQSAVGEQFVQLLPQSAGGPDLTDGDVIAQDRARVPPDVNTVLELTNEGLQAIPQENLRTVVDEAYQAVGGLGPELRRLVSGSSKLAIDARANLDPLTTLIDDIEPVLDTQIDTSDSIQAWAANLASVTDQLRDQDAAVSGILSKGPGAAEETRALFDRLSPTLPIVLANLVSVGEVLVTYQPSLEQLLVLLPQGTAVTQAVGVPKNGTKQDYMGDYLVFNLNLNLPPPCTTGFLPAQQQRSAIFEDYPDRPAGDVYCRVPQDGPFNVRGARNLPCVTVPGKRAPTVKMCESNENYVPLNDGYNWKGDPNATVSGQAVPQLPPGESPAQPPPPPAAVPPPMAAAEYDPESGTYVGPDGRVYTQSNLANSAAEERTWQTMLLPPTGN, from the coding sequence ATGCGGTTGACCAGACAGATGCTGATCCAGTTGACGATCTTCGCGGTGCTGGCCGCAACGGCGTTGGGCATCATGGTGTTCAACTACATGCGGCTGCCCGCGCTCGTGGGCATCGGTCAGTACAACGTGACCCTCGAACTGCCCGAGACGGGCGGACTCTACGAGCGCAGCAACGTGACCTATCGCGGCACCCAGGTCGGCATCGTCAAGAGTGTGCACCTCACCGACACCGGGGTGCAGGCCCAGCTCTCGCTGGATTCCGGCGTCAAGATCCCAGCCGATCTGATCGCCGAGGTGCGCAGCCAGTCCGCAGTCGGTGAGCAGTTCGTCCAATTGCTGCCGCAGAGCGCCGGCGGTCCCGACCTGACCGACGGCGACGTCATCGCCCAGGATCGGGCGCGGGTGCCTCCCGACGTCAACACCGTGCTCGAACTGACCAACGAAGGGCTGCAGGCCATTCCGCAGGAGAATCTGCGCACTGTGGTCGACGAGGCCTACCAGGCGGTCGGCGGGCTCGGACCGGAACTGCGCCGGCTGGTCTCCGGCTCGTCGAAGCTCGCCATCGATGCGCGAGCGAACCTGGACCCGCTGACCACGCTGATCGACGACATCGAGCCCGTCCTCGACACGCAGATCGACACCTCGGACTCGATCCAGGCCTGGGCGGCGAACCTCGCCAGCGTCACCGATCAACTGCGCGACCAGGACGCCGCGGTGTCGGGCATCCTGAGCAAGGGACCCGGGGCGGCCGAGGAGACCCGGGCGCTGTTCGACCGCTTATCGCCCACCCTGCCGATCGTGCTGGCCAACCTTGTCAGTGTCGGTGAGGTCCTGGTCACCTACCAGCCCAGCCTCGAGCAGCTTCTGGTGCTGCTGCCGCAGGGCACGGCGGTCACCCAGGCCGTCGGTGTGCCCAAGAACGGCACCAAGCAGGACTACATGGGCGACTACCTGGTATTCAACCTGAACCTGAACCTGCCGCCGCCGTGCACGACCGGATTCTTGCCGGCCCAGCAGCAGCGGTCGGCGATCTTCGAGGACTATCCCGACCGTCCGGCCGGTGACGTGTACTGCCGCGTGCCCCAGGACGGACCGTTCAATGTGCGCGGCGCGCGCAACCTTCCGTGTGTCACGGTGCCCGGCAAACGTGCACCTACGGTAAAGATGTGTGAGAGCAACGAGAACTACGTGCCGTTGAACGACGGTTACAACTGGAAGGGCGACCCGAACGCGACCGTGTCCGGGCAGGCCGTCCCCCAGCTGCCGCCGGGTGAATCACCTGCGCAACCGCCTCCGCCACCGGCTGCGGTACCGCCTCCGATGGCGGCCGCCGAATACGACCCGGAAAGCGGCACGTACGTTGGTCCGGACGGACGTGTGTACACACAGTCCAACCTGGCCAACAGTGCCGCAGAGGAGCGAACATGGCAGACGATGCTGCTGCCCCCGACGGGGAACTGA
- a CDS encoding MCE family protein — protein MKNPRNWVAAVLVLLLVAGVATLVRTTDRVNRVNVVAYFENSNGIYVGDDVRILGVPVGRIVAIDPEPERVRISFWYDDRYDVPADAKAAILSPALVTSRAIQLTPAYTGGPVMEDDTVIGLDRTAVPVEWDQVRSQLERLSETLQPTEPGDVSPLGSVINTTAENLRGQGANIRQTVIKLSQAVSALGDNSTNIFATVKNLAVLVSALQDSTTVMRQLNQNLASVTGLLADDPGEVARAVGDLDAVVGELQSFVAENREALGTTSDKLAGVTTALNESLDDIKQFLHVAPTTFQNYVNIWQPAQGAVSSVPMINNFANPIQFLCGAVQAASRLGAEESAKLCVQYLAPIIKNRQYNFPPIGQNLLVGATTRPNELTYSEDWLRPDYIPPPGPPPPGLPTPLGVEPEVDGTVGVPADTPPLAAEVAAPTNPNDGLRGMMVPHGAGS, from the coding sequence ATGAAGAATCCCCGCAATTGGGTCGCCGCGGTGCTGGTGCTGCTGTTGGTCGCCGGCGTGGCCACGCTGGTCCGTACCACCGACCGGGTCAACCGGGTCAACGTGGTGGCGTACTTCGAGAACAGCAACGGCATCTACGTCGGCGACGACGTGCGCATCCTCGGAGTACCGGTCGGCCGGATCGTGGCCATCGATCCGGAGCCCGAACGCGTCCGGATCTCGTTCTGGTACGACGACCGCTACGACGTCCCGGCGGACGCGAAAGCGGCCATCCTGTCGCCGGCGCTGGTGACCTCGCGGGCCATTCAGCTCACTCCGGCCTACACCGGCGGCCCGGTGATGGAGGACGACACCGTGATCGGCTTGGACCGCACCGCGGTGCCGGTGGAGTGGGATCAGGTGCGCAGCCAGTTGGAGCGACTCAGCGAGACGCTGCAACCCACCGAGCCCGGCGACGTCAGCCCGCTCGGATCGGTGATCAACACGACCGCCGAGAACCTGCGCGGCCAAGGCGCCAACATCCGCCAAACGGTCATCAAACTGTCGCAGGCGGTATCTGCGCTCGGCGACAACAGCACCAACATCTTCGCCACGGTCAAGAATCTCGCAGTGCTGGTGTCGGCGCTGCAGGACAGCACCACGGTGATGCGCCAGCTCAACCAGAACCTGGCCTCGGTCACCGGGCTGCTGGCCGACGATCCCGGTGAAGTGGCCCGGGCCGTCGGGGATCTCGATGCGGTCGTCGGTGAGCTGCAGTCGTTCGTCGCCGAGAACCGAGAGGCCCTGGGCACCACGTCGGACAAGCTGGCCGGCGTCACCACGGCCCTCAACGAGAGTCTCGACGACATCAAGCAGTTCCTGCATGTCGCGCCGACGACGTTCCAGAACTACGTCAACATCTGGCAGCCCGCCCAGGGCGCGGTGAGCAGCGTGCCGATGATCAACAACTTCGCCAACCCCATCCAATTCCTGTGCGGTGCAGTGCAGGCCGCATCGCGGCTGGGAGCCGAGGAGTCGGCCAAACTGTGCGTGCAGTACCTGGCGCCGATCATCAAGAATCGTCAGTACAACTTCCCGCCGATCGGTCAGAACCTGCTCGTCGGCGCCACCACCCGGCCCAACGAGCTGACCTACAGCGAGGACTGGTTGCGCCCGGACTACATTCCGCCGCCCGGTCCGCCTCCGCCGGGCCTGCCCACGCCGCTGGGTGTCGAACCGGAGGTCGACGGCACGGTCGGGGTGCCTGCTGACACGCCGCCGCTGGCCGCCGAGGTGGCTGCACCCACCAACCCGAACGACGGATTGCGCGGCATGATGGTCCCGCACGGAGCGGGCTCATGA